Proteins encoded within one genomic window of Embleya scabrispora:
- a CDS encoding haloalkane dehalogenase — protein sequence MTDTRTRTPLGIPVDDTHPRSAVSVLDARMVYVDTGSDDETTAPVVFLHGNPTSSYLWRNVIPHVAGDRRCLAPDLVGMGDSDPAPDGAYRFTDHSRRLDAWFDAVLPTGPVTLVLHDWGSALGFDWARRHADRIEGIAYMEAIVQPRLWSDFPAGRDALFRAMRSEDGEKMIMDDNFFIETVLPKSVLRPLDEREMDAYRAPFRTPASRRPTLVFPRELPIDGTPADVARVVDDYGRWLAHSPIPKLLISAQPGAILVGRALEFARTWPNQTEVAVCGIHYVQEDSPHEIGSAVRDFVRRL from the coding sequence ATGACGGACACCCGCACCCGCACGCCCCTCGGCATCCCCGTCGACGACACCCACCCGCGATCCGCGGTGAGCGTGCTCGATGCCCGGATGGTTTACGTCGACACCGGATCCGACGACGAGACCACCGCCCCGGTGGTCTTCCTGCACGGGAACCCGACCTCGTCGTACCTGTGGCGCAACGTGATCCCCCACGTCGCCGGCGATCGACGCTGCCTGGCCCCGGACCTGGTCGGCATGGGCGACTCGGACCCCGCCCCCGACGGCGCCTACCGCTTCACCGACCACTCCCGCCGACTCGACGCCTGGTTCGACGCCGTACTGCCCACCGGCCCGGTGACTCTCGTCCTGCACGACTGGGGCTCGGCACTGGGGTTCGACTGGGCGCGCCGACACGCCGACCGGATCGAAGGGATCGCCTACATGGAGGCGATCGTCCAACCCCGCCTGTGGTCCGACTTCCCCGCCGGCCGCGACGCGCTGTTTCGCGCGATGCGCTCCGAGGACGGTGAAAAGATGATCATGGACGACAACTTCTTCATCGAGACCGTCCTGCCCAAGAGCGTCCTGCGCCCGCTCGACGAACGCGAGATGGACGCCTATCGGGCGCCGTTCCGAACTCCCGCCTCCCGCAGGCCCACCCTGGTGTTCCCGCGCGAACTCCCCATCGACGGAACGCCCGCCGACGTCGCACGCGTCGTCGACGACTACGGACGCTGGCTCGCCCACAGCCCGATCCCCAAGCTCCTGATCTCGGCACAGCCCGGCGCGATCCTCGTCGGCCGCGCCCTCGAATTCGCCCGGACCTGGCCCAACCAGACCGAGGTCGCCGTATGTGGCATCCACTACGTCCAAGAAGACTCCCCCCACGAGATCGGCTCCGCCGTGCGCGACTTCGTCCGGCGCCTCTGA
- a CDS encoding TetR/AcrR family transcriptional regulator, with protein MKAAAREIARKGVRGLRVEELAAEAGVSTGLIYYHFKDRDGILRATLGFISDRAGAYTSERVAESGADTPRKVLEQTLLLEFQDIPEVRENSTAWGELRASAMFDDTLRGSLADAVELWSEEIAALIGQAVPDATVAAAHAAAQRMTSLVEGLSGRWLSGCLALESARELLLAGIDVELTYVGG; from the coding sequence ATGAAAGCCGCCGCCCGTGAGATCGCCCGCAAGGGCGTGCGCGGACTGCGCGTGGAGGAGCTGGCAGCGGAGGCCGGTGTTTCGACCGGGCTCATCTACTACCACTTCAAGGATCGCGACGGGATCCTGCGTGCGACGCTGGGCTTCATCAGCGACCGGGCCGGCGCGTACACGAGCGAGCGAGTGGCCGAGTCCGGTGCCGACACGCCCCGGAAGGTCCTCGAGCAGACCTTGCTGCTGGAGTTTCAGGACATCCCCGAGGTGCGCGAGAACAGCACCGCGTGGGGCGAGCTGCGCGCCAGCGCGATGTTCGACGACACTCTGCGCGGCAGCCTGGCCGACGCCGTCGAGTTGTGGAGCGAGGAGATCGCCGCGCTCATCGGGCAGGCTGTGCCCGACGCCACGGTCGCCGCCGCGCATGCCGCCGCCCAGCGGATGACCTCCCTGGTCGAGGGCCTCAGCGGGCGCTGGCTGAGCGGCTGCTTGGCCCTGGAGTCCGCCCGCGAGCTCCTGTTGGCCGGTATCGACGTGGAGCTGACCTACGTCGGGGGCTGA